From the Primulina tabacum isolate GXHZ01 chromosome 3, ASM2559414v2, whole genome shotgun sequence genome, one window contains:
- the LOC142541059 gene encoding uncharacterized protein LOC142541059 gives MAHLSLQRRYSVSSSSSHISPQTPSFRTHKLFPIPKHLLNLRKTSVPISFSFPAAIISFLNNQKVSTQASSFYFQEEEEGENRLEEVREAISEYLEEVGASRADASVISSSCPGYLNSLIESIDDLDDWNSLAAADFTQEIVSANVLEFKKKVRQMAKRKGDRGALPFLESLGLSLSSATNLARYLFASHTLPQLIHKVKFVKKILFSGSDDLGVTGKNALRMMANLSIPADEDVQQTLAFFEKIQARRGGLNLLGSNACFPYFIESFPCLLFLPLESRIQSIMKFLDDIGVPKGYIRNIFLLFPPILSYDIDKDIKPRLQSYAKVGVKDCDLGKMLVKYPWILSTSILENFQKFIDFFDGEKVPKICSSNAVKNWPLILGCSVNKMNWMVHQFNEMGISNKKFGQIIVTSPQLLLRKPQEITQVISFFKDVGLDEDAIARTLGRCPEIFAASIDKTLKKKLEFLSSVGISKTYLPRVIRKYPELFVCDVDKALLPRMRYLKKIGLSMKDIRSMVSRFSPLLGYSVEQVLQPKIEFLVNTMGFPLSEVVEYPRYFSYSLEKRIKPRYWVLKGRNIEFNLKDMLGKNDEEFAAEYLGVEEMLVPPPS, from the exons ATGGCGCATCTAAGCCTACAGCGCCGGTACTCCGTTTCTTCGTCCTCCTCGCATATTTCGCCACAAACGCCCTCTTTCAGAACCCATAAACTCTTCCCAATACCAAAACATCTCCTAAATCTCCGAAAAACCTCCGTTCCCATATCCTTTTCCTTTCCCGCTGCCATAATATCTTTCCTGAACAATCAAAAGGTTTCCACTCAAGCTTCTTCCTTTTATTTTCAAGAAGAGGAAGAAGGTGAAAATCGTTTAGAAGAGGTAAGAGAAGCTATCAGTGAGTATTTGGAAGAAGTTGGAGCTTCCAGAGCTGACGCCTCTGTTATTTCTTCAAGCTGCCCTGGTTATTTGAACTCTTTGATCGAATCCATTGATGATCTCGACGATTGGAATTCATTGGCCGCCGCTGATTTCACTCAAGAAATTGTTTCTGCGAATGTTTTGGAGTTCAAGAAGAAAGTTCGCCAAATGGCGAAGCGAAAAGGCGACAGGGGTGCTCTTCCCTTTTTGGAGAGCCTTGGTCTTTCTCTCTCTTCCGCTACCAACTTAGCTCGCTATCTTTTCGCTTCGCATACTCTTCCCCAGCTCATTCACAAG GTTaagtttgtgaagaaaatattattttctggCAGTGATGATCTTGGGGTTACCGGGAAAAATGCTCTGCGCATGATGGCAAACCTCTCCATCCCTGCTGATGAGGATGTGCAACAAACTTTGGCATTCTTTGAGAAG ATTCAAGCAAGGCGTGGAGGTTTGAATCTTTTGGGTTCCAATGCCTGCTTCCCGTATTTTATTGAATCATTTCCATGCCTTCTATTTCTACCTCTAGAGTCGCGTATACAGTCTATTATGAAGTTCTTGGATGATATTGGAGTCCCCAAAGGTTACATAAGAAACATTTTTCTGTTATTTCCACCCATCTTGTCGTATGACATTGACAAGGACATTAAACCGAGACTCCAGTCATATGCGAAG GTTGGTGTAAAAGATTGTGATCTTGGCAAGATGCTGGTGAAGTATCCCTGGATTCTTTCAACAAGTATTCTGGAGAACTTTCAGAAATTCATAGACTTCTTTGATGGGGAGAAG gtTCCAAAGATCTGTTCGTCAAATGCAGTAAAAAATTGGCCCCTTATTTTGGGTTGTTCTGTGAACAAGATGAACTGGATGGTGCATCAGTTCAATGAAATGGGAATAAGCAATAAGAAGTTTGGCCAAAttattgttacaagcccacagCTATTGCTTCGCAAGCCCCAGGAAATTACTCAG GTGATATCCTTCTTCAAAGATGTCGGGCTGGATGAGGATGCCATTGCTCGTACACTTGGTCGTTGTCCCGAAATTTTTGCTGCAAGCATAGACAAAACTCTCAAGAAGAAGCTGGAATTCCTCTCCAGTGTCGGGATTTCCAAAACCTACCTTCCAAGGGTTATTAGAAAATATCCGGAACTATTTGTTTGTGATGTTGACAAAGCATTACTTCCTAG AATGCGATACCTGAAGAAGATTGGGCTGTCTATGAAGGATATAAGATCAATGGTGAGCAGGTTCTCACCCTTGCTCGGTTACAGTGTAGAACAAGTTTTGCAACCCAAAATAGAATTCTTAGTGAACACCATGGGATTCCCTTTAAGTGAAGTGGTCGAATATCCAAGATACTTCAGCTACTCATTGGAGAAGAGGATAAAACCAAGATATTGGGTTCTAAAAGGTAGGAACATTGAATTTAACTTGAAGGATATGTTAGGTAAGAATGACGAGGAATTCGCTGCTGAGTATTTAGGTGTGGAGGAGATGCTTGTTCCTCCTCCCTCTTGA